The following are from one region of the Roseobacter fucihabitans genome:
- a CDS encoding DUF6497 family protein gives MLLASVFALGLAVPVLDVPSGQPVELFDVLIDEVNAETWLRFRFLAPEIARDTGSISFVQAEPDLEYLCAKVALPYMMEFDLAPEIVAVMILDQPMGFGVSDPDVTQFVDLFRVSSGACVWEGL, from the coding sequence GTGTTGCTGGCCAGCGTGTTTGCCCTGGGGCTTGCAGTCCCGGTGCTGGATGTCCCGTCGGGACAGCCGGTGGAACTGTTCGATGTGCTGATCGACGAGGTGAATGCCGAAACCTGGCTGCGGTTTCGCTTTCTCGCACCCGAGATTGCACGTGATACCGGGAGCATCAGTTTCGTACAGGCGGAGCCGGATCTTGAGTATCTCTGCGCCAAGGTCGCATTGCCCTATATGATGGAATTTGACCTTGCCCCTGAAATCGTCGCCGTAATGATCCTGGATCAACCCATGGGATTCGGCGTCTCCGATCCCGACGTCACGCAGTTTGTCGATCTGTTCCGGGTGAGTTCGGGTGCCTGCGTCTGGGAGGGGTTGTGA
- a CDS encoding glutathione S-transferase N-terminal domain-containing protein: protein MLTLYSYWRSTISYRVRVALNLKGLSYETVPVDLVAGAKRTPDYTAKNPRACQRWCWRTALC, encoded by the coding sequence ATGCTGACGCTCTATTCCTACTGGCGATCCACCATATCCTACCGGGTGCGCGTGGCGTTGAACCTCAAGGGGCTGTCTTACGAGACGGTCCCGGTGGACCTTGTCGCGGGTGCAAAACGCACACCGGACTATACCGCCAAAAACCCTAGGGCGTGCCAACGCTGGTGCTGGAGGACGGCACTGTGCTGA
- a CDS encoding cupin domain-containing protein produces MTRIWKNQAFTIAHADDGKFAGAGLRPFFEYRDLGISAATKGAYGAHVIRAVPGMESPATWHSHDLEFQMVYITQGWVVFEYEGTGKHMLRAGSCVLQPPGIKHREVRHSDDLELLEIISPAAFETRDEAAP; encoded by the coding sequence ATGACCCGCATTTGGAAAAATCAGGCCTTCACCATCGCCCATGCAGATGATGGCAAGTTCGCGGGCGCGGGGCTGCGGCCGTTCTTTGAATATCGCGATCTCGGGATCAGCGCCGCGACCAAAGGGGCCTATGGCGCGCATGTCATTCGTGCGGTGCCTGGGATGGAAAGCCCAGCAACCTGGCACAGCCATGATCTGGAGTTCCAGATGGTTTACATCACCCAAGGCTGGGTTGTGTTCGAATATGAGGGCACCGGTAAGCACATGCTGCGCGCGGGGTCCTGTGTGTTGCAACCGCCCGGTATCAAGCACCGCGAAGTGCGCCATTCGGATGATCTGGAGTTGCTCGAGATCATTTCGCCTGCGGCGTTTGAGACACGCGATGAGGCAGCACCTTGA
- the hmgA gene encoding homogentisate 1,2-dioxygenase encodes MKDADISPLVQADGTTTTPGYMPGFGNDFETEALPGALPQGMNSPQRCNYGLYGEQLSGTAFTDVRPERTWCYRIRPSVKHSHRYEKIELPYFRSAPDIHPDVTSLGQYRWDPIPQPGEPLTWLTGMRTMTTAGDVTTQVGMASHVYLVTESMQDAYFYSADSEMLVVPQEGRLRFATELGIIDLEPKEIAIIPRGLVYRVELLDGPARGFVCENYGQKFDLPGRGPIGANCMANPRDFKAPVAAFEDREVPSTVTVKWCGQFHTTKIAQSPLDVVAWHGNYAPYKYDLRNYCPVGAILFDHPDPSIFTVLTAPSGQPGTANIDFVLFRERWMVMEDTFRPPWYHKNIMSEMMGNIYGEYDAKPQGFIPGGVSLHNMMLPHGPDREAFEKASNANLGPDKLDNTMSFMFETRFPQQLTQFAGKEAPLQEGYIDCWADIEKKFDGTPGKK; translated from the coding sequence ATGAAAGACGCAGATATCAGCCCCCTGGTTCAAGCTGACGGCACCACAACCACGCCCGGATATATGCCTGGGTTTGGCAATGATTTCGAAACCGAGGCCCTGCCCGGTGCTCTGCCCCAAGGCATGAACAGCCCGCAGAGATGCAACTATGGTCTTTACGGCGAACAGCTTTCGGGCACCGCCTTCACCGATGTGCGCCCTGAACGGACGTGGTGTTACCGCATCCGCCCATCGGTCAAACACAGTCACCGCTATGAGAAAATCGAACTGCCATATTTCCGGTCGGCGCCGGACATCCACCCGGATGTGACCTCTCTGGGCCAATACCGCTGGGATCCGATCCCGCAGCCGGGTGAACCGCTCACGTGGTTGACGGGCATGCGCACCATGACGACGGCGGGGGATGTGACCACCCAGGTGGGTATGGCGAGCCACGTCTATCTGGTGACCGAATCCATGCAGGACGCGTATTTCTACTCTGCCGATAGCGAAATGCTGGTGGTGCCTCAGGAAGGCCGCCTGCGCTTCGCCACGGAGTTGGGCATCATTGATCTGGAGCCCAAGGAAATCGCCATCATCCCGCGGGGCCTTGTGTACCGGGTCGAATTGCTTGATGGGCCCGCACGTGGCTTTGTATGTGAGAATTACGGCCAGAAATTCGACCTGCCGGGGCGTGGCCCGATTGGCGCGAACTGCATGGCCAACCCGCGCGACTTCAAGGCACCCGTGGCCGCGTTTGAGGACCGCGAAGTGCCCTCCACCGTCACCGTGAAATGGTGCGGCCAGTTTCATACCACCAAGATCGCCCAGAGCCCGCTGGACGTGGTCGCCTGGCACGGCAACTATGCGCCCTATAAATACGATTTGCGCAATTACTGCCCGGTCGGTGCGATCCTGTTTGATCACCCGGACCCGTCGATCTTTACCGTGCTGACGGCCCCCTCCGGCCAGCCCGGCACCGCGAATATCGATTTCGTGCTGTTCCGCGAGCGCTGGATGGTGATGGAGGATACCTTCCGCCCGCCCTGGTATCACAAGAACATCATGTCCGAGATGATGGGCAATATTTACGGCGAATATGACGCCAAACCACAGGGCTTTATCCCCGGCGGCGTGAGCCTGCACAACATGATGCTGCCCCATGGGCCGGATCGTGAGGCGTTCGAGAAGGCCTCCAACGCCAATCTTGGCCCTGACAAGCTGGACAACACCATGTCCTTCATGTTTGAGACGCGATTCCCGCAGCAATTGACGCAATTCGCGGGCAAGGAGGCGCCGCTTCAGGAAGGTTACATCGACTGCTGGGCGGACATCGAGAAGAAATTCGACGGCACACCGGGCAAGAAGTAA
- a CDS encoding MarR family winged helix-turn-helix transcriptional regulator: protein MASGGFTLSDFLPYKLSVLSSRVTKMLSNVYGEKYGLSTPEWRVLVHVARREKMSVREIHDSVYLEKPSVSRAVTKLEKAGFLAKTTCDKDHRLVEIELTEAGLDVFNGIVPEALSFEAALLGAFSDTERDQLDALLERLHDVLDMHPGATRRPQVDKEGPTARPNGAG, encoded by the coding sequence ATGGCTTCAGGCGGTTTCACCCTGTCCGACTTCTTGCCATACAAGCTGTCGGTGCTCTCGTCTCGCGTCACCAAGATGCTCTCGAACGTTTACGGTGAAAAATATGGCCTTTCGACGCCTGAATGGCGGGTGTTGGTGCATGTTGCACGCCGCGAAAAGATGTCCGTGCGTGAAATCCATGACAGCGTGTATTTGGAAAAACCGAGTGTGAGCCGTGCTGTCACCAAGCTCGAAAAGGCAGGTTTTCTGGCAAAAACGACCTGTGACAAGGACCATCGCCTGGTCGAAATCGAACTGACCGAGGCAGGGCTTGACGTTTTCAACGGGATCGTTCCTGAGGCGTTATCCTTTGAAGCTGCGCTGCTGGGCGCATTTTCAGACACAGAACGCGATCAACTGGACGCTTTGTTGGAACGGCTGCATGATGTGCTGGACATGCATCCGGGGGCCACACGGCGTCCGCAGGTGGACAAAGAAGGCCCAACCGCCCGTCCAAATGGCGCAGGTTAG
- a CDS encoding acyl-CoA carboxylase subunit beta gives MKDILQQLEERRETARMGGGQKRIDAQHGRGKLTARERVELLLDEGSFEEFDMFVTHRCTDFGMEQQKPAGDGVVAGWGTINGRLVYVFSQDFTVLGGSVSATHARKICKIMDMAVQNGAPVIGINDSGGARIQEGVDSLAGYGDVFQRNITASGVVPQISVIMGPCAGGAVYSPAMTDFIFMVKDSSYMFVTGPDVVKTVTNEQVSAEELGGASTHTRKSSVADAAFENDVEALAEVRRLVDFLPSNNREKPPVRPFFDDPNRVEASLDTLVPENPNTPYDMKELILKLGDEGDFYEIQAEFAKNIITGFIRLEGRTVGVVANQPMVLAGCLDIDSSRKAARFVRFCDAFEIPILTLVDVPGFLPGTSQEYGGVIKHGAKLLFAYGEATVPMVTVITRKAYGGAYVVMASKHLRADFNYAWPTAEVAVMGAKGATEIIHRADLGDAEKIAKHTADYETRFANPFVASERGFVDEVIMPRTTRKRIARAFASLRNKQSQMPWKKHDNIPL, from the coding sequence ATGAAAGATATTCTGCAACAGCTGGAAGAGCGCCGGGAAACCGCCCGCATGGGAGGCGGTCAAAAGCGGATCGACGCGCAGCACGGGCGCGGTAAACTCACGGCGCGCGAGCGGGTTGAATTGCTGCTCGATGAGGGCAGCTTTGAGGAATTCGACATGTTCGTCACGCATCGCTGTACCGATTTCGGCATGGAGCAGCAAAAGCCTGCGGGTGACGGGGTCGTTGCGGGCTGGGGCACCATCAACGGGCGTCTGGTCTATGTGTTCAGCCAGGATTTTACTGTATTGGGCGGGTCGGTCTCCGCAACCCACGCGCGCAAGATTTGCAAGATCATGGATATGGCCGTACAAAACGGTGCGCCGGTTATCGGCATCAACGATTCCGGTGGCGCGCGCATTCAGGAAGGCGTGGATTCGCTGGCAGGCTACGGCGATGTCTTCCAACGCAACATCACGGCCTCCGGCGTGGTGCCACAGATCAGCGTGATCATGGGCCCCTGTGCGGGCGGCGCGGTCTATTCGCCAGCCATGACCGATTTCATCTTCATGGTGAAAGACAGTTCCTACATGTTCGTCACCGGTCCCGATGTGGTCAAGACCGTGACCAACGAACAGGTCAGCGCGGAAGAACTGGGCGGGGCCTCGACCCATACGCGCAAAAGCTCCGTGGCCGATGCAGCCTTTGAGAATGACGTGGAGGCACTGGCAGAGGTGCGCCGTCTGGTGGATTTCCTGCCCTCCAACAACCGCGAAAAACCGCCCGTGCGCCCGTTCTTTGATGATCCGAACCGCGTTGAGGCCTCGCTGGACACCTTGGTGCCGGAAAACCCCAACACGCCCTATGACATGAAGGAATTGATCCTCAAGCTGGGCGATGAGGGTGATTTTTACGAAATTCAGGCGGAGTTCGCCAAGAATATCATCACCGGTTTCATCCGTCTGGAGGGGCGGACGGTGGGCGTGGTGGCCAATCAGCCGATGGTGTTGGCCGGGTGTCTGGACATTGACAGCTCGCGCAAGGCGGCGCGGTTTGTGCGGTTCTGCGATGCCTTTGAGATCCCGATCCTGACGCTGGTGGATGTGCCGGGTTTCCTGCCGGGCACCAGCCAGGAATATGGCGGCGTGATCAAACACGGGGCGAAACTGCTCTTTGCTTATGGCGAGGCGACGGTGCCAATGGTGACGGTGATAACGCGCAAAGCCTACGGCGGTGCCTATGTGGTGATGGCCTCCAAACACCTGCGCGCCGATTTCAATTATGCCTGGCCGACGGCCGAGGTCGCCGTCATGGGGGCCAAGGGCGCGACTGAGATCATCCATCGTGCCGATCTGGGTGATGCGGAAAAAATCGCCAAGCATACGGCCGATTACGAGACGCGTTTTGCAAACCCCTTCGTGGCCTCCGAGCGCGGGTTCGTGGATGAGGTGATCATGCCACGTACCACGCGCAAACGCATCGCGCGCGCCTTTGCGTCCTTGCGTAACAAGCAGTCGCAAATGCCGTGGAAGAAACACGACAATATTCCGTTGTGA
- a CDS encoding thermonuclease family protein, which translates to MRGFLFCLILGAVTLPDASLATPNPSGVVRVIDGDTIDVGDRRVRIHGIDAPEARQTCRTEQGMTWNCGTWVTEQVSQLYEGRQATCETVTMDRYNRIVARCQVRGQDIGYEIVSAGLAFAYRKYARDYVLAEKAAAVRDVGLHASHVQNPSQFRQTRAVGRIPPDRACPIKGNVSRKGVRIFHMPGQRDYERTGIRPETGERWFCTPEQARRAGWRQAKR; encoded by the coding sequence ATGCGTGGTTTTTTATTTTGTTTGATCCTGGGTGCTGTGACATTGCCCGATGCGTCGCTGGCGACACCAAATCCGTCCGGCGTGGTGCGCGTGATTGACGGGGATACGATCGATGTCGGGGATAGGCGCGTCCGCATCCATGGCATCGATGCACCCGAAGCGCGACAGACCTGTCGGACCGAGCAAGGGATGACCTGGAACTGCGGGACCTGGGTGACAGAGCAGGTGAGCCAGCTTTATGAAGGCAGGCAGGCCACTTGCGAGACGGTAACAATGGATCGCTACAACCGAATCGTGGCGCGGTGCCAGGTGCGTGGCCAAGACATTGGGTATGAAATCGTGAGCGCCGGGCTGGCCTTTGCCTATCGTAAATATGCGCGCGACTATGTTCTGGCGGAAAAGGCGGCGGCGGTGCGCGATGTCGGCTTGCACGCAAGCCATGTACAGAACCCATCGCAATTTCGTCAAACCCGCGCAGTGGGGCGCATCCCGCCGGATCGGGCCTGTCCTATCAAGGGCAATGTGTCACGCAAAGGCGTTCGGATTTTTCACATGCCCGGTCAGCGGGATTATGAACGCACCGGGATCAGACCCGAGACCGGTGAACGCTGGTTTTGCACCCCCGAGCAGGCACGTCGCGCCGGATGGCGGCAGGCAAAACGTTAA
- a CDS encoding multidrug effflux MFS transporter: MKKPPIIRFLDRKTPPHIVTLILLAGMSAMVMNMFLPSLPNMTAYFQTDYSTMQLSVGLYLGVSAGLQILIGPISDKYGRRPVILWGLIIFMAATIGCIFAPTAEIFLAFRISQAVIASAMVLSRAAVRDMFDQDQAASMIGYVTMGMAIVPMVSPMFGGVLDEFYGWHANFWALFILGGLTLWLAWADLGETATKSGKSLLQQFGEYPELLTSPRFWGYSLAAGFCSGAFFAYLGGGPFVGSVVFGLSPFWVGIYFGAPALGYFFGNMFTGMLAQRVGLNKLVLIGSLINAGGVLLSLMIFVAGHGSALSFFGLMTFVGLGNGLVIPNATAGMLSVRPHLAGSASGLGGAIMIGGGAALSILAGATLSAETGAFPLLYIMLATSSAAVVSILMVYRRERRITMQAPLR, from the coding sequence ATGAAAAAGCCCCCCATCATTCGCTTTCTGGACAGGAAAACACCACCCCATATCGTGACCTTGATCCTATTGGCCGGGATGTCGGCGATGGTGATGAATATGTTCCTGCCCAGCCTGCCGAACATGACCGCGTATTTCCAGACTGATTACAGCACAATGCAACTTTCCGTTGGCCTCTACCTGGGTGTCAGCGCAGGCCTGCAAATCCTGATCGGACCGATTTCGGATAAATACGGGCGCCGCCCGGTGATCCTATGGGGGTTGATCATCTTCATGGCGGCGACGATCGGGTGCATTTTTGCGCCCACGGCGGAAATCTTTCTCGCCTTCCGCATCAGCCAGGCGGTCATCGCCAGCGCCATGGTGCTGAGCCGCGCCGCGGTGCGCGATATGTTTGATCAGGATCAGGCCGCCTCGATGATCGGCTATGTCACCATGGGTATGGCCATCGTCCCGATGGTCAGCCCGATGTTCGGCGGTGTGCTGGATGAGTTTTATGGCTGGCACGCGAATTTCTGGGCGCTGTTCATCCTCGGCGGCCTGACGCTCTGGCTGGCCTGGGCGGATCTTGGCGAAACCGCAACGAAAAGCGGCAAGTCACTGCTTCAGCAATTTGGTGAGTACCCGGAACTCCTCACATCCCCCCGGTTTTGGGGGTACTCGCTCGCCGCGGGCTTCTGTTCGGGGGCGTTTTTCGCCTATCTGGGCGGCGGGCCGTTTGTTGGTTCCGTGGTCTTTGGCCTGTCGCCCTTCTGGGTCGGCATCTACTTTGGCGCACCCGCTTTAGGGTATTTCTTTGGTAATATGTTCACCGGCATGCTCGCGCAACGCGTAGGTCTCAACAAGCTGGTCCTGATTGGCAGCCTGATCAATGCGGGGGGCGTATTGCTGTCGCTGATGATCTTTGTCGCAGGCCACGGCAGCGCGTTGAGTTTCTTCGGTTTGATGACCTTTGTGGGTCTGGGCAATGGCCTGGTGATCCCCAATGCCACCGCCGGCATGTTGTCCGTACGCCCTCATCTTGCGGGGTCGGCCTCTGGTCTGGGCGGGGCCATCATGATCGGTGGCGGTGCAGCCCTCAGCATTCTGGCCGGTGCCACGCTGAGCGCAGAAACGGGGGCGTTTCCTCTGCTCTATATTATGCTGGCAACTTCTTCGGCCGCAGTGGTGTCAATCCTGATGGTGTATCGGCGCGAACGTCGCATCACCATGCAAGCCCCCTTGCGCTAA
- the fahA gene encoding fumarylacetoacetase: MTQLLRSWVESANSPDTDFPLNNLPYGAFRIGGGDLHAGVAIGDRILEVTALEQAGLLDLPENGVFARGTWNDFMALGEGVWASFRNHLTKALSEGASQQSDLETHLVAMADATLEMPFTVTEFTDFYAGRHHAFNVGSLFRDPANALPPNWLHIPIGYNGRASSVVVSGTDITRPIGQMKSPDMDMPVFEASKRFDLELEMGAIVGTPSKGRVGVQEADDMIFGYVLLNDWSARDIQAWEYQPLGPFQSKATATTISPWIVTKAALEPFRASTPPREKELLPYLTEPGPMLYDIDLEVGLAPEGKSETNLSRTNYNVMYYSAAQQLAHHTTSGCPMRVGDLLGSGTISGPEKGNRGSLLELSWAGKEPLILDTGETRSFLEDGDTLTLRGRAIGDGYKIGFGECAGTLRPARALD; the protein is encoded by the coding sequence ATGACACAGCTCCTCCGCTCCTGGGTCGAAAGCGCAAATTCGCCCGATACCGACTTCCCACTCAACAACCTGCCTTATGGTGCCTTCCGCATCGGCGGCGGCGACCTGCATGCGGGTGTCGCGATTGGAGACCGCATCCTTGAGGTGACCGCACTTGAACAGGCCGGTCTGCTTGACTTGCCCGAAAACGGCGTCTTTGCCCGTGGCACATGGAACGACTTCATGGCCCTTGGCGAGGGCGTCTGGGCCAGCTTCCGTAACCATCTGACAAAGGCGCTGTCTGAGGGTGCATCGCAGCAATCCGATCTTGAAACGCATCTGGTTGCGATGGCCGATGCCACGCTTGAGATGCCCTTCACCGTGACGGAATTCACCGACTTTTACGCAGGCCGCCATCACGCGTTCAATGTCGGTTCGCTGTTCCGCGATCCGGCCAACGCCCTGCCGCCCAACTGGCTGCATATCCCGATCGGCTACAACGGCCGTGCGTCATCCGTTGTGGTCAGCGGCACCGACATCACCCGCCCCATCGGCCAGATGAAATCGCCGGACATGGACATGCCGGTTTTTGAGGCGTCCAAGCGTTTTGATCTGGAACTTGAGATGGGGGCCATTGTCGGCACCCCGTCCAAAGGCCGCGTGGGCGTACAAGAAGCCGACGACATGATCTTTGGCTATGTCTTGCTGAACGACTGGTCTGCGCGCGACATTCAGGCCTGGGAATACCAACCGCTGGGGCCGTTCCAATCCAAAGCGACCGCGACCACTATCAGCCCGTGGATCGTGACCAAAGCTGCCCTTGAGCCGTTCCGTGCCTCGACCCCGCCGCGCGAAAAGGAGCTGCTGCCTTATCTGACTGAGCCCGGTCCGATGCTATACGACATTGATCTGGAGGTTGGTCTTGCGCCCGAAGGCAAGAGTGAGACCAACCTGTCGCGCACAAATTACAATGTCATGTATTATTCCGCGGCCCAGCAATTGGCCCATCATACGACAAGCGGCTGCCCGATGCGTGTGGGCGACCTTCTGGGGTCCGGTACGATTTCCGGGCCCGAAAAGGGCAACCGTGGCAGCTTGCTGGAACTCAGCTGGGCTGGCAAGGAACCCTTGATACTGGACACCGGCGAAACCCGGAGTTTCCTGGAGGATGGCGACACCCTCACCCTGCGCGGCAGGGCCATCGGTGACGGATATAAAATCGGGTTTGGTGAGTGTGCGGGTACGTTGCGACCTGCTCGCGCTCTGGATTGA
- a CDS encoding short-chain fatty acyl-CoA regulator family protein, protein MATQKLYAGAKLRELRTRLGHTQKDFAAKLGVSLPYLNQMENNNRPVSTTVVLALAQEFGLDVTELSAGDSERLVSDMREALADPLFADTLPPIADLRLAASNAPSFAHAFLELHRSYRQMQERLASLDEALGREDARATPSPWEEVRDFFHYCDNYIDAVDRAAEHFASKEGGHRNIRVAAVSALGNAGVTVEFADTDQLRCYDPATKSLSLSRRAPPETQTFQLLLQVALVKQDALLEATLDLARFHTLEARAIAKIGLANYFAGAALMPYDSFQQEARACRHDVEALAGHFGASIEQVAHRLSTLQRPGAKGIPFFFVRVDQAGTITKRHSATRLQFARFGGACPLWNVHRAFELPGRFLRQLAETPDGVRYINLARDVSKSAGRFGAPVRRYAIALGCEIRHARDLVYADGMDLNRDSAFEPIGISCRICERARCHQRAVPPLERKLRVDPNLRDVLPYQVD, encoded by the coding sequence ATGGCCACACAGAAACTCTATGCAGGTGCAAAACTGCGCGAGTTGCGTACCAGGCTTGGTCATACGCAAAAGGACTTTGCCGCCAAATTAGGCGTATCGTTACCCTACCTGAACCAGATGGAAAACAACAACCGGCCCGTTTCCACGACCGTGGTGCTGGCCTTGGCGCAGGAGTTTGGTCTGGATGTGACCGAGCTGAGCGCGGGTGACAGCGAACGCCTGGTCAGTGACATGCGCGAGGCGCTCGCCGACCCGCTTTTCGCCGATACCTTGCCACCGATTGCCGATCTTCGATTGGCCGCCTCCAACGCACCCAGTTTTGCGCATGCTTTCCTGGAATTGCACCGCAGCTATCGTCAAATGCAGGAACGGCTTGCCTCGCTGGATGAGGCTTTGGGACGCGAAGATGCCCGCGCCACGCCCAGCCCCTGGGAAGAGGTGCGCGATTTCTTTCACTATTGCGATAATTACATCGACGCCGTGGACCGTGCGGCCGAACATTTTGCCAGTAAGGAAGGCGGCCATCGCAACATCAGGGTCGCTGCGGTTTCTGCGCTCGGTAATGCGGGCGTCACCGTGGAGTTTGCGGACACCGACCAGCTGCGTTGCTATGATCCGGCAACCAAATCGCTGTCCCTGTCGCGCCGCGCGCCACCCGAGACCCAGACCTTTCAATTGCTGTTGCAGGTTGCGTTGGTCAAACAGGACGCGCTGCTGGAAGCCACGCTTGATCTGGCGCGGTTCCACACTCTAGAGGCCCGCGCGATTGCCAAGATCGGTTTGGCCAATTACTTCGCGGGTGCCGCGCTGATGCCCTATGACAGCTTTCAACAGGAAGCCCGCGCCTGTCGGCACGACGTCGAAGCGCTGGCCGGACACTTTGGGGCCTCCATTGAGCAGGTGGCGCATAGGCTCTCCACGCTGCAACGCCCCGGTGCCAAGGGGATCCCGTTCTTCTTTGTCCGGGTCGATCAGGCCGGTACGATTACCAAACGCCATTCCGCCACGCGCCTGCAATTTGCGCGATTTGGCGGGGCCTGCCCGCTCTGGAACGTGCACCGGGCGTTTGAGCTGCCCGGGCGCTTCCTGCGCCAGCTTGCCGAAACCCCCGATGGTGTCCGCTACATCAATCTGGCGCGTGATGTGTCCAAATCGGCGGGTCGGTTCGGCGCGCCGGTCCGGCGCTATGCGATTGCCTTGGGGTGTGAAATTCGCCATGCGCGCGATCTGGTTTATGCCGACGGGATGGATCTCAATCGTGACAGTGCCTTTGAGCCGATCGGCATTTCATGTCGGATCTGTGAACGGGCGCGTTGTCATCAGCGCGCAGTGCCCCCTTTGGAGCGCAAACTGCGGGTTGATCCGAACCTACGCGATGTGCTGCCGTATCAGGTGGATTAA
- a CDS encoding CoA-transferase codes for MGKRVSAAEAAALIKDGDTLTTSGFVGIGVPDELLAAVEARFIETGHPRGLSLVFAAGQGDGKERGLNRLGHDGLLKRVVGGHLGLIPRVATLATEGKIEGWNLPQGVICQLYRDIAAGKPGMLSKVGLETFVDPRQGGGAINDISTEPQVELMEINGEEVLFYPSQKLTVALLRGTTADEAGNVTMEREAPTIDNLAQAMAVHNAGGVVIVQVERMARAMCIFRAFLWTPWLWPSQRTTCKPTAPLSVRLSPTACDRRSVKPPRYSWMCAR; via the coding sequence GTGGGCAAGCGCGTTTCCGCTGCCGAGGCCGCCGCCCTGATCAAGGATGGCGATACGCTCACAACGTCGGGCTTTGTCGGCATTGGCGTGCCGGATGAGCTTTTGGCGGCGGTTGAGGCGCGGTTTATCGAAACAGGACATCCGCGTGGCCTGTCTTTGGTCTTTGCCGCAGGGCAGGGCGATGGCAAAGAGCGTGGCCTGAACCGGTTGGGCCATGATGGGTTGTTGAAACGGGTTGTGGGCGGCCACTTGGGGCTGATCCCGAGGGTTGCGACGTTAGCGACCGAGGGCAAGATCGAAGGCTGGAACCTGCCGCAAGGCGTAATCTGCCAGCTTTACCGCGACATCGCTGCGGGCAAGCCGGGGATGTTGTCCAAAGTAGGTTTGGAGACGTTTGTCGATCCGCGTCAGGGCGGTGGTGCGATAAACGATATTTCAACCGAGCCCCAAGTTGAGTTGATGGAGATCAACGGTGAAGAGGTCCTGTTTTACCCGTCCCAGAAATTGACAGTGGCCTTGTTGCGCGGCACCACGGCCGATGAGGCAGGCAATGTCACGATGGAGCGCGAAGCTCCGACCATCGACAATCTGGCGCAGGCCATGGCGGTGCATAATGCCGGTGGCGTGGTCATCGTGCAGGTCGAACGTATGGCCCGCGCGATGTGCATATTCCGGGCATTCTTGTGGACGCCGTGGTTGTGGCCAAGCCAGAGAACCACCTGCAAACCTACAGCACCGCTTTCAGTCAGGCTTTCACCAACCGCATGCGACCGCCGGTCGGTGAAACCCCCACGCTACAGTTGGATGTGCGCAAGGTGA